In the Rhododendron vialii isolate Sample 1 chromosome 2a, ASM3025357v1 genome, tgatttataGGTAAATAAgtatagagagaaagagagtaatgattggaaataggataatgattagagaggaatagagagaaaaatgaaagtaataattggagagaaatagggtaatgattagaatccaaaaaccaaaagccTTAAACGAACATGATCGTGTGATTTGCTTGATTAAAATTCGTTTGAGATCGATTCGCCTCATGACCAAGTCAATCTTAAATATATTTCtaaaactcattaaattttcaaGCCAAATTTAAATAATTGAGTGTTCAACTCGTTCTATTTGTTTATCGGCCCTACTTTCCATAGGTGAAAACTTACACATAGATTACATGAATCAAAAGTTGGACTTTCATATACCTTCACTtactaaacaaaagaaaatgcattCATCTAAGTACAAACATTTGAAAATCGGTAACTTTTTAAAAGCGTAGTACGTGATAACAATCTTATCATaaagggccccataaaataatattcaaaaatttatggatatttttctaaatttttttgggactcaaaatggggccaaacgcgtttgtctctgcgtggttctctgcgaattgtctctgctcatagtttttttgaaatcaaaatccaaaatccgaAAACGAACGGGATACCGGTCAAGTCGATCTCAAATAGCTCATATTCTTTATAACTTCCCAAACTGAACATTCAAATTCCTAATGAAGTTGATTGTCTCGTTCTCCCTCCACTGTGGAGGGGGAGGTTCGAGTCCCACAGGAAGCGAATTTGGAGTTCATGATTATGGACAGCCTCTGAACCCCTTATAGTTCTCTATCAAATGATATCAGCTCGTTGAGTTTTTCTACTCAACCTGTAGCAGATGGCGATCAGGGGGTTGAGTTGAAGCTGGAGCTTGACGCCATTGACATGCAATAGCGCCAGTCTTTCCATGAACTCCTCAGGATGTGGGAGGAAGCAATGGAAAATGTCAAAAAGAAGTGGATCTTGAGGAGgaaaatttttgtttgttgatgtAAATACATTTCTTGATCCTCCTTTCTAGCTCCAAAAAAGCGAAAAAGGATTCATCGACGGAAGCTGatacttattgtttgtttcAGTAACTaatcattaattatttttcaataattaatgattagttaaagtaatttttgataaatagtaatttttgataaatagtataaaaaaaaaagaactttattgcatatttatttaccaataaaaaaagaaaaagttaaaagtaatttttgaatgtaaaaagtaaaaataaaataaaaagttaacgccttccgttagctccatccgttaggaCTAGACGGAATTAGACAGCAAGGAtctaattgttaacggaatgctaagtttaggtgttttttttgttaatagtgaaagtccaggtgttttttttagagttgtcagaaagttcagaggtttttttgaaattctcccTTGATTTTTCTCAACTATGCTTCTTTTCTACTCGCTCGTCTCCTTAATGTTGGTCTCATTAGGAATTCAACTTTTTCAGGTAAAATGCACGTCCTTCTGAAATAAGTCTACTTGAAAGTCCTGCATTTCCCTATtgatattaaaattttaaactactCCCAATAATTTATGAAAGTTAGATATAAAATAATGAaaggcttcttcttctttttttctttttgtctatCCCAAACTCGTTTTGATGATTTGAACAATTTATTGTGTAGAGCCTGTGAAGAAGTATTATCTGCCCAATTTGCTTGAATATCGATCACAAACTGATCAAGCATATCTATGTTCAAATAAATTGGCTCCAATCCGGTGTATGTGTATTTGTTTGACTATAAATGTGTTCTAAATCCTTGTGATCATATCGACAAGAAAATACAGTGTTCTAAATCATGTTGATCAATATTTGATCCACATAATTTTTGTCCTGGCTAATCTTCTCAACGATCAAATTGAGTTCTGGATGGACCCAGAAATGTCAAAACTGGATGTCCTTTTTTAAACAACTGGAGAGGAAGAGCAGCTACCTAAATAAGGGTACCCACTACTAAAAAAGTATTGTTCATTATTCGTCATGGATATATCTGAAATAGATATTGATATCTAACCTCCTTTAATAAGCTTTGCTTACATAAATTTATAGTGTACAAAACTGTTAATTTGTAGGGGTTTTTAGAGATAGGCCCCATATTTTAAGTTCAGTACCCAAAAAGAGCACAATTGTTTGCATTAATTATTCCAATTAGGCCGTTTCCATGGGAAAATTATCCAGTGCTCCATGAACCAGGTGCACCATTAATACATTgttcaattttcaaataatcatatcttttgttgtagaaatttattttttaaaaaaaaatacatttttggaaCCTACTCGATGATAtctaccaaacaagatccatattgaacaTAAAATTATGCAATTCACAAAATTCACTGCACAATTCACATAGATTCATAACACACTAAAAATTaaacagttcacatagcctcaCGACACACTAAAATAAACTGTTCGCaatgcagttctcatagcccacCGCACAGTCACAGtttcaccacacactaaaataaaaagttccctTATGCAATTCTCATAGACCATTGGACAGTACACATAGCCTCACCACACATTAAAATAAATAGTTTGGGGGTACAAATGCCATTCCGTACCATAACCAAGCCTATACTGGtttggagaaaatattttagagttcGGATGAAAACGAACCTTAAAAATGGGGCCGACctctaattttttatgatttctatACTTTGCTCATCCATGTACTTtagctttttaaaaaatttcatctCTTTAAGTCGACGTGAAAAACACTGGTATCCTTCAATTTCTTGTGGCAATAACTCCTCGTATTCAACTGGTGCTTTGGGCACTATGAGTATACTTGAGCTACATGGTTGTCTTATGGAATCATGAAAGGCTTAAAACACAACATTTTGAAGTCGATGATTTGGCTCttaccataaaaaaagaaaaagaaaagaaaatgatttggCAACAAGCCAGCAACCCAGTGTTTCTCCTTCAAATATAGTCATTGCACCAAAGAGCATGAGCCTATGTTTTTTCCTTTCCGAAGGAAGTAGTTTGCCAATTTGACAACTGCAATGCAAAATTGGATAAGCAATCAAATGCGAATATCAAGCATTTAGATGAGACACAACGGTCCAGAGCCTCATTCAGTTGTCTTCATATAAATCTCTCCAGCTAACGGACATCATTAGACCTTGAGGACTTTTGTGGGTTTTCTTCCCTCGGACACAGGAAGAGCTGCCGTTTAAAAAGAACATCACCCCTCCTTAATTATGCTGTTAAAGTATTCTAAGTGGAATTAACGAATTGGTCAGAGACTCCTATGCCAAGTTCTCGTTGACTGGACATCCATTCATGTGAAATACCATCGCAGTTGAATTCTCTGAAATCAAATATGAGCTAGTGTATCGCTAAACAACACGTATGTAACCTAAGGGTCTCCTTTGAATTTTAGTTAGGGTACTAAACTTTTATTCATTGGAAGCTTGTGTTCCTTTGAAGAATATATTAATATGTTGAATGCTGactcacaaaattttcaagATCATTTCCTCATAGGCTGGGACTTCTGCAAGACAAATGTTGCACAAATCCTTGTCACATATATAGACGTATATTTTCTTTACTTTGCTTTTCTTTGACCCTACTTGTGTATATCGAGTTTGTTTTCAAGATTCGTGAGTTGCATGTTTCCATTTCCCTGCAGGAGTTTGGTCTGCTATGTTTTGATGGATATAAACACTACGAAATGCAAGCGAGTGGAACACCATGATGCAATattaaatcttttgattttgaaacaGTTCATAATTAATGTAAGTGCTAACTTCACTCAAGAATCCTGATGTGACAGTACTTTCAAAACAGATAGGGGATGAAAATAAAGCACGCAGAAATGCCTTCCAGGAACTCAAGACGGTGTTGATAACGGTGTGCAAAATTCATGAGCTACCCTTGGCTAAGACATGGGTCCCTTGCAGTGCTTGCAATGATTTAGTGCAAGGGCAACTCCTGTCTGAGGCTTTGGAATTTTGTGGGCACAGAAACTACTGGCTTGACTTGTTCGTAAAAGTCAGTAAATGCAGTCACTTAGGAAAGGGAGGGGTTGCCGGGACGGTACTTTCATCTCCTAACATGTTGTACTGCTCGGACATAACCCAACTCAGCTTAGCTGAGTACCCCTTGGTACCCTATGCACGAGCGTGCCAATTCTGTGGTTGGTTCACATTATGCGTGCAGAGCAGTTACACTGCAAATGACATTTATGTACTAGAGATTTTTCTGCCCACAAGCAACAGATGGGGTGACGACTCACAGACCTCATTGAGCTTGATATTGGGGACGATGGAGGAAAATTTCAGAACTTTTAAGCTTGCTTCTGGACAAGAATTGGGGGATTTATTATCAGTTGAAGTTATGGATTTTCAGAATGGACTAAAACTTCATTCTGTTGAAAAGATCCAAGCTAAGGGTAGAGGAGTGATGTTGCAGCCAGGTCATCTGGATCAGCCACCAATGGATGCCATAAGCAATGAAACGAATGTCGTTAGTGAGGCACAAAAGTACAATTTGCCTAGTCTTGAACCCTTGCAGAGTGGAAAAGTTACGACCCAACTGGATTCATCTTATCAGCTGTCAATGTATCATTCAAAAAATGCACGTAATGTCGATGTCACTGCAGAACGAAACATAATCATGGTTACTTGTTCAGATTCAGAAGGAGGCCCAAGAGAGACTCAAGAAATGCAACGTAAAAACACTGGAGTTCGAATTGAAGTTTCTTTAGATGATATCCTTAAATATTCCAAAAAGAGACGTACCGATGCTGCAAAGAAACTCCAAGGTAAAAGTACACTCCCAAAATTTGAAGTTGTTGGGCTTTTGGCAGTATAGAAGGTTTTTCTCTTATCTAAAATGTTCGTTTTGCAGTTAGCGTATCGACATTGAAGCGTGTATGTAGGGGTTATGGTATCCAGCGGTGGCCACCTCGCAACATAAAAAAGTTCCGTTCCTTTTGGCCCTCGCTAGTTGAGAGCGAGGTACAAATCCGACAACGTCTAATTTCTGATTTGCCTTCGAATCAAGCCTCGGATAGTGTTGCTCACACAAAGTCAGCATTCCAAGATGTGGATATAGTGACAATTAAGGCGAAATATGAAAATAATATGATAAAGTTCCGGCTGTCTTTACCATCTAGATTAGTAGCGCTTCAGCAAGAAGGGGCTAATAGACTGAACCTGGAAGCTGGAACTTACTACATCAGGTATAAAGACGAGGAAAATGACTTGATTTTAATAGCTTGCGACCAGGACTTGCAAGATTGTATACACACTTTTAAATCATTGGGCAACACTTCGGTAGTGGTGCTGCTTGAGCTCAAATAGCCTAGTATCCATCGACCTCCATTTGTTTGAATTCCTGTGATTTTCAAGTGCTTTTTTTAATGGTAGTACTGCTGCCCCAGTGAAAAGATCGGCCCTTGGTGCTCTGTTTTGTTTATTCATGTCTATAGTAGGATATGCAAGGAATTTTGACTTCCTTACAACGCTTTTATTCCTGGTGATCAACACCATTTTCTTTATGGTAGTTCTCTTGGATTACGGTTTTTGGAAAAGTTTTGCATCCTATCTCACTTGATCAGAATTCATAAAGAAAATGGTGTTGATGTGATTGCTGCAccaaaaatcagttttttttccccttttgttttgttttgtttcgtcCCCCATGTTACCAGTATGCAGTGAGGATGTTCTAATTTTTCTGGCTGCCACACACCCGCTTGTGTTGTAAATCGCCTCGTCTTAACTCAATTCAATTTTACCCTTCGAGTTGCTAGCAGATTTCAATGTTACCCTTTCTGTCAAACTTGGACGGGAAAATGCCTAAGAGGCTAACAGAAAATGCTGACATGGCTAACATGTGCTTAGCTGGCGATGGCAAGAATCCCAGATACAGATAGTGCCAATTAAGCCTTAACTCACACAAATCATAACCAAAGAGGCAAAGATCCACACAAATCTCAAGCCTTAACCCACACAAATCACTTCCTAAAGACCCAAGCCCACCTACGAACAATCTGATTTTAATTTTCAGAACTGCACCCATAAACAATCTGTTGTTTGGCATAAATCACACTTGATGGCCCGTGCCAAACATAATTGATTTCAGATTGGGCTGTGAAAGTTGGAATCCAATTGGCTCCTCTATCGACCATCTCCACCCATTTCCTTCCTCTTCTTGATTGATTGCTAGCAGTAACCGAATGACCCACttatcaaaacagaaaaaatccGTCCagtaaaaaagaacagaaaaatcCTTAATTTTTAACCCAATAGTGCATAGCAATGGATTTAGTGCATTAAAAGGCATGAATACAATTGATTTAGAAATTAATGTTCTTTATCAACTGGGTTTTGTAgccgagaaaaaaaacaattgggttttctagccgagcaaaaaaaaaaaaagaagtggttTTGTTTGGACacttgaaaagttgaaaaaatatgGTATGCCCAATTTTGCAGAGGTTAGGGATGAGATACAGTACACAATTTCAACACAATGAACGAAATGGAAATTATGGAATCTTTCAACTGAAAAAAATGTTTGGTTATGATTTCTGTGGGTGAAGTCTGTTGTGGGTCTTTGATTATGCTTTGTGTGGGTTAAGTCTTAAGTGGCACTATATGGGATTCTTTCCATCGCCAACTAAGCACATTTTAGCCATGTGAGCATTTTCCGTCCAAGTTTGATAGAAAGGGTAACATTGAAATATGCCAGAAACTTGAAGGCTAAAATTGAAACCAAAAGTTTTGTAAGGATGAAATTGAAACCGAGTCTATTTTGTAGAGAACAAAAAAGTTTCTCAAGTATAACCCTTCCTTGTACTTCTGTGTCTCCTCATAAGCTCGTTTGTACTTCCAACCCATCACCTCGCGACAGTCCCCATAATGGACATCAGCAACCGTGTGTAGACCAGTCATGAATCAAATCAATAATAAAGTCAATAAATGTGCCAAAGCCGAATTCATTCGCCATGGAAATAGACTCTGGGcacaataagaacttatttgTACGGATAGTTCCCAAAGTACTATCtaaatgtcaatttggtccctaatATACAAATCACGTCAATTGCATCCCCAATGTTTATAATACATGTTTAAATGGTCCCCGCACTAACTCCGTCCAAATTAACTGTTAAAtgcaggggtatttttgtaattaagcTACAATTATCCCATCTTCAACCTCAAACCCACTCTCTACCCTAACCAAATTGATTCCCAATTCAACCCAAACCCCTCCGTACACGTCAAAGCTCCTCCACCACGACCACCATTTCATGCTCTTAAAATTCTATATTTCACTAATACATTTCAAACCCCACAAAATTCCCTTAAaatgtcattgcctccactttcaactcTTGTGAGAAGTGCAGGAGCTTGCTCGATCCGCTCGCCGGAGTGTCAATTCTGCTGGCAACAGAGATGGCGGCATCGCGATCTCGGCCTTAATGTTGACGAATGTGGCCGGCTCGACGCTCCGAAGGACAACGGTGTTATCATATTGAAGATCCAGCGTGACTTTGGCAAACTCCTGATCTGCTTTAGAAGCCCATTCAGAACCAACGGTCATTGCGGGTGAAGATCTGCCGATGACTGCCTTTCTATTTTATCGGTGTCGGACGCCCACCGGCGCTGGTGGTTTGGAAGTGCTACAACTTCCAATTTAATGGTTAATTTTAATTGCAGTAAcatgtagtagtagtagtggtggtggtgttggtttaACTAATGTGTGATGCGTTTTTTAGTTCTGTCTAGCAAACTAATGTGTGAGTACCGAGGTACAGAGGCAGCAATGGCGCATTgatgtttttgggttttggcaCTGCGATTTTGGTGTTGGTTTGGTGAGGGGTTGGGATGGAGGTTACTATGGTATTTCAGGGGTGTGGTGGTGCGTTTGGGAGCCGCGACGGAGGGTTTTTGGATTGAACAGGGCAACGACGGCGAAGCCAGTTCAAGGTATTGCgattgaagagtttttttgggttaaacATGATGACGACGGAGGTGGTTTAGGGggcttgttgatttgttatttatttatttttgttgacaactaTCTCTGCATTTCTTTTTCTAGGAAGTGGAAAGTGGGCGATTTGAGGGTTTTCATGGCTTGGGGTTTATTGGGTCAGGGTGGAGggtttaaggttttttttttagaaagtcaGGGTTTGAGGTTGAAGAAGGGATAATTGTAGCtaagttacaaaaataaccCTGCATTTAACAGTTAATTTGGACGAGTTAGTGCAGGGGACCATTTAAACTTGCATTATAAATATTGGGGATGCAATTGACGCGATTTGTATAtttgggaccaaattgacattttgaTAATACTTTGAGGACTATCTATACAAATAAGCCGCACAATAAGCTTTTGTCCAGTACTTGTACAAAAAGTGCTGGTGAAGCTACTCATGTTTCAGCTTTAGAACTAAGGAGGATCAAGGGCACAAAATGAGTTCAAATTGGAAGGGGTGATAAATTCAGTCATGTTGTAAGTAAAATTCTTCTGGGCTTAAGTCCTTTGATATTCTCTTAAGAATGGTCTAAAAGCTTTTTTGTGTTTGCAGGTCATGCTCGGAATATTCATTTTGTGTTTTACATTAATTGCCCGTGATACTGTACAGTCAATAGCGGGTGAGATGGTTGACCAACTTGATTTGTCAAATGAAGATTTGACTTTCATAGCTGAGTTGATAGACAGCTTGATTGTAAAACTTGTACCGAACTGGAAGCCCTCGTTTGGAAACTCTACGAGTAAAGAAAGTCCATGTGGGGATTCTACTCATGTAAATAATCAAAGCTCTATGAGATGTTCTTGGGCTTCAAGATCTGAAAGAGTTTCTGGTGAAGCCATTTCCAAGGAGCATGATTCCACCTCATATGTGAATGTCTTGTGAAGTGAATGGAACATGAGTTCATATGGGTTTGAAGGATGCAAGGGTAGTTTCTCTAGATTTGTCGTCGTGGATGAAATCCTAAATACTGCGGAGATTGCTTTTCCATGTAGTTCTCCATCAAATGATGTCAGCTCGTTGAGTTTTTCTACACAATCTGTAGGAGATGGAGATCAGAGGGATGAGTTGAAGCTAGAGCTTGACGCCATTGACATGCAATATCGCCAGTCTTTCCATGAACTCCTCAAGATGTGAGAGGAAGCAATGGAAAATGTCAAAAAGAAGTGGATCTCAGGGAGGAAAATTTCCGTTCGTTGATGAAAATACATTTCTTGATCCTACTTTCTTGCCCCAAAAAAGGGAAAGAGGATTCATCTGCGGAAGCTaatatttattgtttatttCAGTAACTAATCAATTTTTTCCTATTCGGGCTTGATTTATCCAATTTCATTGTTTTAAATACTGAGTGGTTAAACCTGTTcagatcaagtccttcccgatcattttttttgctgatttctcgcgagtacccttaaaatcacgttctgatcactttgagcggctcggatcgtcgcaattcgatcggaaaaggggagtcccgcacggtaagcccgtgcggatCCCTTATGGGAACCGGACTCTTGATATCTAACCTCCTTTAATAAGCTTTGCTTACGTAAATTATAGTTTGTACAAAACTGTTAATTTTTATACTTTGGTCACATCCTTTTACtttaacttttttgaattttcgtcTCTTTAAGTCAACATGAGACGAGAAACACTGGTATCCCTCAATTTCTTATGGCAATAACTCTTCGTATTCAACTGGTGCTTCGGACAATATGAGTGTACTTTAGCACATGGTTGTCTTATGGAATCACGAAAGGCTTAAAACAGAACATTTTGAAGTCATGATTTGGCTCTTaccataaaaaatgaaaaagaaaagaagtcaaTGATTTGGCAACAACCCACTGTTTCTccttcaaatattttgaagtCGATGATTTGGCTCTTaccatgaaaaagaaaagaagtcaaTGATTTGGCAACTATCCACTGTTTCTCCTTCAAATTTAGTCATTGCACCTCTATGAGCATGAGCCAATGTTTTTCCTTTAAGAAGGAAGTAGTTTTCCAATTAGACAACTGCAATGCAAAATTGGATAAGCAATCAAAAACGAATATTAAGCATTTTGATGAGATACAACGGTCCAGACTCCAGACCCTCATTCAGTTGTCTTGATAAGTTGATATAGATCTCTCCAGATAACAGACATCATTAGACCTTGAGGAGTTTTGTGGGTTTTGTTCCCTCGGATACAGGAAAGCTGCCATTTAAAAAGAACATCGCCCCTCCTTAATTATGCTTTTAAAGTATCCTGAGTGGAATTAGGACTTAACGAATCAGTCAGGGACTCCTATGCCATGTTCTCTTTCACTCGACATCCATTCGTGTGAAACACCATCGCAGTTGAATTCTCTGAAATCAAATCTGAGCTAGTGTTTTGCTAAACAACACGTATGTAACCTAAGGGTCTcctttgaatttcagttagggTATACTAGACTTTTATTCACCGGAAGCTTGTGTTCCTTTGAAGAAAATATTGATATGTTGAATGCTGACTCACAAAATTTCCAAGATCATTTCCTCATAGGCTGGGACTTCTGCGAGGCCAATGTTGCACAAACCCTTGTCACCCATATggacatatatatttttttactttgcttTTCTTTGACCCTACTTGTGTATATCCAGTGTGTTTTCAAGATTAGTGAGTTGCATGTTTCCATTTCCCTGCAGGAGTTTGGTTTGCTATGTTTTGATGGATATAAACACTACGAAATGCAAGTGAGTGGAAAACCTTGATGCAATattaaatcttttgattttaaaaCAGTTTATAGTTACTGTAAGTGATAACTTCACTCAAGAATCCTGATGTGACaatactttcaaaataaatcgGGGATGAAAATAAAGCATGCACGACTGCCTTCCAGGAACTCATGATCAAGACGGTGTTGGAAAGGGTTTGCAAAATTCATGAGCTACCCTTGGCTATGACATGGGTCCCTTGCAGTGCTTGCAATGATTTACTGCGAGGGCAACTCCTGTCTGAGGGTGTGGAATTTTGTGGGCACTCAAACTTCTGGCGTAAGATGTTTGTACTAGTCAGTAAATCCTGTCACTTAAGAAAGGGAGGGGTTGCCAGGATGGTACTTTTACCTCCTAACATGTTATATTGCTCGGATATAACCCAACTCAGCTTAGCTGAGTACCCCTTGCTACCCTATGCACAACCGTGCAATTTCCATGGTTGGTTCACAATATGCTTGCAGAGCAGTTACACTGCAAATGACATTTATGTACTAGAGTTTTTTTTGCCCACGAGCGAAAGATACCGTGACAACTCATGGACCTCATTGAGCTTGATATTGGGGACGATGGAGGAAAATTTCAGAACTTTTAAGCTTGCTTCTGGCCAAGAACTGGGGGATTTATTATCAGTTGAAGTTATGGATTTTCAGAATGGACTAAAACTTCATTCTGTTGAAAAGATCCAAGCTAAGGGTAGAGGAGTGATGTTGCAGCCAGGTCATCTGGATCTGCCACCAATGGATGCCATAAGCAATGAAACGAATGTCGTTAGTGAGGCACAAAAGTACAATTTGCCTAGTCTTGAACCCTTGCAGAGTGGAAAAGTTACGACGCAACTAGATTCATCTGATCAGCTGTCAATGGATCATTCAAAAAATGCACATAATGTCATCACTACCAAACGAAACGTCATCATGGTTACTAGTTCAGATTCAGAATGAAATGAAGTTTCTTTGGATGATATTCTTAAATATTCCAAAAAGAGCCGTAACGATGCTGCAAAGAAACTCCAAGGTAAAAGTACActctcaaaatttgaaatact is a window encoding:
- the LOC131317979 gene encoding protein NLP7-like; this translates as MTWVPCSACNDLLRGQLLSEGVEFCGHSNFWRKMFVLVSKSCHLRKGGVARMVLLPPNMLYCSDITQLSLAEYPLLPYAQPCNFHGWFTICLQSSYTANDIYVLEFFLPTSERYRDNSWTSLSLILGTMEENFRTFKLASGQELGDLLSVEVMDFQNGLKLHSVEKIQAKGRGVMLQPGHLDLPPMDAISNETNVVSEAQKYNLPSLEPLQSGKVTTQLDSSDQLSMDHSKNAHNVITTKRNVIMVTSSDSE